The Streptomyces sp. TLI_105 DNA segment TGCCTCTTCCGGACCGGCGGGGCTTGCCACGTACCGCCCGGCATGGGGGAGGATGGCGAGCATCCGTACGAAGGGAAATACACGGTGAGCATCGACCCGTCCTCGATTCCGAATTTCGGGGGCCAGCCCCAGCCTCAGGCCGCAGGACCGGCGGGCCCCGTCGTCCCCGACCAGGACCTCGTCAAGCAGCTCCTCGACCAGATGGAACTCAAGTACGTCGTCGACGACGAGGGTGACCTCGCGGCGCCGTGGGAGGAGTTCCGCACGTACTTCATGTTCCGCGGCGAGGGCGAGCAGCAGGTCTTCTCGGTGCGGACGTTCTACGACCGCCCGCACTCGGCCGACGACCGCGCGAAGGTCCTCGACGCGATCGACGACTGGAACCGCCGCACCCTGTGGCCCAAGGTCTACACCCACCTGCACGAGGAGGAGGACGGCTCCGCCACCCTCCGCCTCATCGGCGAGGCCCAGATGCTGATCGGCACCGGCGTCGCCCTGGAGCACTTCGTGTCCTCCACGGTCAGCTGGGTCCGCGCGTCGATCGAGTTCGACAAGTGGATCGTCGAGCAGTTCGGCCTGGAGTCCCCGGAGGCCAAGGCCGAGGGCGCCGAGGGCGGCGACGAGGAGGCCTGAGCCTACCCGTCCCGCGCAGGACGCCCGCGAGAGCCCGGACCCCTCCGAGGGGCCCGGGCTCTCGCGCGTTCCGGGGCGTGTCGACTCAGGCGAGGCGCTTGAGGCGGGAGACGGCCTCCTCCAGGACCTCGGTCTTCTTGCAGAAGGCGAAGCGGACGAAGGGGGCGCCCTCCTCGCGGTGGTCGTAGAAGACCGCGTTGGGGATGGCGACGACGCCCGCGCGCTCCGGGAGGGAGCGGCAGAAGGCGAAGCCGTCGGTGGCGCCGAGGGGGCGGATGTCGGTGGTGACGAAGTAGGTGCCGGCCGGGCGGTAGACCTCGAAGCCCGCCTGTACGAGGCCCTCGCTCAGCAGGTCCCGCTTGGCGCGCAGGTCGGCGCGCAGGCCGTCGAAGTAGGCGGCGGGGAGCCGGAGGGCCTCGGCGATCGCGTACTGGAAGGGGCCCGAGGAGACGTACGTGAGGAACTGCTTGGCCGAGCGGACGGCGGAGGTCAGCTCGGGGCTCGCGGTGATCCAGCCGACCTTCCAGCCCGTGAACGAGAACGTCTTGCCGCTGGAACCGATGGTGACCGTGCGCTCCCGCATGCCGGGCAGGCTCGCGATCGGCAGGTGCTCGGCCCCGTCGAAGACCAGGTGCTCGTACACCTCGTCCGTGACGACCAGCAGGTCCCGCTCGACCGCCAGCTCGGCGACGGCGGTCAGTTCGGCCCGGGTGAGGACCGTGCCGGTGGGGTTGTGCGGGGTGTTGAGCAGGATCAGCCGGGTCCGGTCGGTGACGGCGGCCCGCAGCTCGTCGAGGTCGAGGACGAAGCGTCGTTCGGCGGCTCCGTCGCGGACGCCCTCGTGGGGGCGGAGGGTGACGGGGACCCTGGTGCCGCCGGCCATCGCGATGCAGGCGGCGTACGAGTCGTAGTACGGCTCCAGGGCGATCACCTCGTCGCCCGGCTCGACCAGGGCGAGCAGGGCCGCCGCGATCGCCTCGGTGGCGCCCGCCGTGACGAGGACCTCGGCGTCGGGGTCGTACGCGAGGCCGTACCGCTCCCGCTGGTGGTCGGCGATCGCCGACCGCAGCTCGGGGACGCCGGGGCCGGGCGGGTACTGGTTGCCGCGGCCGTCCCGCAGCGCGCGGACCGCCGCCTCCCGGATCTCCTCCGGGCCGTCGGTGTCGGGGAAGCCCTGACCGAGGTTGATCGACCCGGTCCTGGCGGCGAGCGCGGACATCTCGGCGAAGATCGTCGTCCCGAACTCGGCGAGGCGGCGATTGAGCAGCGGTCGTGTCATGACCGCCATCCTGGGGCCAAGCTCTGGACTTGCTCAAGTGCGCTTTGGGGGGTGTCCGGGGAGGGGATCGCCCTGGCATGGACATCGCATTCTTCATCCTCGGGATCGCGGCCGTGATCGCGATCGTGGTGTGGATCGTCGCGCGCACGCTGAGCGGGACGACGCGGGTGAGCCGCGGCGGCGGCAGTGACAGCTGGTGGGCCGGTTCCTCGTCCTCCTCGTCCTCCTCGTCCTCCTCGTCTTCTTCCTCCTCTTCCTGCTCCTCGTCCTCGTCGTCCTCCTGCTCCACCTCGTCGTGTTCGAGCTCCTCCTGCTCGTCGTCCTCGTGTTCCAGCTGCTCCAGCTCGTCCTCGTGCAGCTGAAGCTCTGGACTCGCTCAAGTCGGCTTTGACGGGATGTCGGACCGGGCATCCCCCTCGCACAGAAGAACGGGGGTAGTACTGATGGGATTCTTCATTCTCCTCTTCGTCGTGTTCGTGGTGATCGGAGTGTTCTCCGGCACCCGTAAGGGCGGGAGCAAGCGGCGCGGCGGACACAAGCGCCGGGGCGGCAGCAGCTGGGCCGACGGCGGTGGCGGCTGCGGCGGGAGCAGCTCCTGTGGTTCCGGCAGCTCGTGCGGGTCCGGTTGCGGTGGTGGGGGCTGCGGCGGCAGCTGATTGAACAAGTGAACTGCTGGGTCCCCGAAGGGGTTGGAAACCACGGCAAGTTGGGTAAAAACGCTGCGAGTCGC contains these protein-coding regions:
- a CDS encoding pyridoxal phosphate-dependent aminotransferase, yielding MAVMTRPLLNRRLAEFGTTIFAEMSALAARTGSINLGQGFPDTDGPEEIREAAVRALRDGRGNQYPPGPGVPELRSAIADHQRERYGLAYDPDAEVLVTAGATEAIAAALLALVEPGDEVIALEPYYDSYAACIAMAGGTRVPVTLRPHEGVRDGAAERRFVLDLDELRAAVTDRTRLILLNTPHNPTGTVLTRAELTAVAELAVERDLLVVTDEVYEHLVFDGAEHLPIASLPGMRERTVTIGSSGKTFSFTGWKVGWITASPELTSAVRSAKQFLTYVSSGPFQYAIAEALRLPAAYFDGLRADLRAKRDLLSEGLVQAGFEVYRPAGTYFVTTDIRPLGATDGFAFCRSLPERAGVVAIPNAVFYDHREEGAPFVRFAFCKKTEVLEEAVSRLKRLA
- a CDS encoding YbjN domain-containing protein, producing MSIDPSSIPNFGGQPQPQAAGPAGPVVPDQDLVKQLLDQMELKYVVDDEGDLAAPWEEFRTYFMFRGEGEQQVFSVRTFYDRPHSADDRAKVLDAIDDWNRRTLWPKVYTHLHEEEDGSATLRLIGEAQMLIGTGVALEHFVSSTVSWVRASIEFDKWIVEQFGLESPEAKAEGAEGGDEEA